From a region of the Panulirus ornatus isolate Po-2019 chromosome 34, ASM3632096v1, whole genome shotgun sequence genome:
- the LOC139760026 gene encoding uncharacterized protein, with translation MMKSPEADVKTFITWWALVQENASLLPKAKQKLGSWRLQDEHFQVGVWEAVAGLALHTSPGTAHIKLSADQPWELPGLQPVLNTLQKVNCQCVAEWRREWSLGAHLVTPCMAALLQCSSPTTVTVSLREHQHSASFPALPAIMSRLARTSCSLSLSLEGDFRDRSDFLTSDHLLLHCLQPQARVRLRRLSCHMGVEAADHFFQDEPQNDSSDEDFPGVRHRPMYLAIPAIRYLQVLKVRISSLEVIIALNRTLPYLELLEDLEIHLTFHGIVFSDDVPQLTYNKDNLMLRIDDLTDARAEWAGRVTGALSRQYSQVWLSWCRMTAIGGSVFLDQLRYSRTLIGAIHVFSLSGRPDWRQFSILTSQAAQLANHTALYW, from the exons ATGATGAAGTCACCTGAGGCGGATGTGAAGACTTTCATCACTTGGTGGGCATTGGTACAG GAAAACGCAAGTCTGCTGCCGAAGGCGAAGCAGAAGCTAGGGTCATGGAGGCTCCAGGATGAGCACTTCCAG GTAGGAGTGTGGGAGGCGGTGGCGGGATTGGCATTACACACTTCCCCAGGCACTGCACACATCAAGCTCTCTGCTGACCAGCCCTGGGAGTTACCTGGCCTCCAGCCTGTCCTCAATACCCTTCAGAAG GTTAACTGTcaatgtgtggcggagtggcggcggGAGTGGTCGCTAGGGGCGCATTTGGTGACGCCCTGTATGGCCGCCCTCCTCCAGTGCTCCTCTCCCACTACGGTAACCGTCAGCCTGCGTGAACACCAACACTCAGCCTCATTCCCCGCACTTCCCGCGATCATGTCCCGCTTGGCTCGTACCTCCTGCTCTCTCAGTCTTTCACTGGAGGGTGACTTCAGGGACCGCAGTGACTTCCTTACCTCCGACCATCTCCTCCTTCACTGCCTACAGCCCCAGGCCCGCGTCAGGCTCCGCAGGTTGTCTTGCCACATGGGAGTGGAGGCCGCCGACCATTTCTTCCAGGACGAGCCTCAAAACGACAGCTCGGACGAAGACTTCCCCGGCGTGAGGCACCGACCCATGTACCTTGCTATCCCCGCCATACGCTACCTTCAGGTCTTGAAGGTGAGGATATCATCCTTGGAGGTCATCATTGCACTAAACAGGACCCTGCCATACCTGGAGCTCCTGGAAGATCTGGAAATCCACCTCACCTTCCATGGCATCGTATTCTCTGACGATGTGCCACAGCTCACTTACAACAAGGACAACCTAATGCTGCGTATTGACGACTTAACTGATGCGCGCGCAGAGTGGGCAGGACGTGTGACAGGCGCCCTCAGCCGACAGTACAGCCAAGTGTGGCTCTCGTGGTGCCGCATGACAGCCATAGGCGGGTCCGTGTTCCTGGACCAGTTGAGGTACAGTCGGACACTCATCGGGGCCATACATGTATTTTCTCTCTCTGGGCGACCAGACTGGCGCCAGTTCTCGATTTTGACATCCCAAGCCGCCCAGTTAGCCAACCACACCGCCTTATACTGGTAG